From Camelina sativa cultivar DH55 chromosome 5, Cs, whole genome shotgun sequence:
AGATCTCTTCAGCTTGGACTTTCCCGTGGCACGTATAAGGCAATACCGGGTTTGGACGATGGTTTTGGTTAACCGGTTTAGTTTTCCGGTTCGATTGATTATGAGTCAAGTCAATATGTACCGAAAATAAAGATTGAACCGGTCTGTGGTCCGAGAATCTTGACTCTCCCCTCACGTACCAAAGTTGCTTCATCCCGTCACCTTTCCACAATATCCGATCACacctgaaaaataaaatttgaaaacattgttagaaaaaaacaaagtttaaaatcatcattattgtaaaatatatagtgcATGTTCATTATCTTACCAAGCCGGAGTTcttcgtttttcttttgattttccgGTCTGGACAACGTAATTATCagagtttatttgatatttataCGTTGGTGCGAAATAAATTTTGCCTTCTTCCCATCCCCTAAAAACTCTACCAGCACTTTGTTCTATCTTTAGCTGCAAAGAGAACATGCTTTATTAGTTTAGGTACTCttaaataaatagtttataTACACAACCAATaagtttacataaaaaaaattgtgtacctGATCTTTCTCTAGAAGTGCTTCCCAATCATGGTTTATAAGTTTTTCATGTACGTCACTGCTCGCCCTTAGCCGATAATTCAAATCTCCGAGCCATATTACTTTACTGTAACATAACCACATAACAAAacgattaataaattaaatgaaacgtaaattttttataaacaaactgttattatatatatttcatagaCTTACTCATGGTCCATTATTGTCTCGGGTCGAGAATCTTTAGAAGAACGTGAGAATCTTGTCCTCTTAAATATTTCAGCCACATCTAAGTTTCTTCTGACCTCGTCGCCTTCTTTTTCTCCTGACGTAAGATGCGTACAAACGAAGCATAGACTTGTCTCATGCAACGACATGCTGATGGATACGGAGCCCTATACAAGATTGCATCGCTAATTAGCTACCAAGCAtaaacatatatcaaaatatctTAGAATCAGCTCTATTGAAACGTATATGCATGCATATCTTGGACTAACCTTGTTTCCAAGATATCCCATGATGCCACGGCCAACGCATGAAACCTTGAGGTTGGTTATACGTTTCCGGAGATCATCTCTAACCCATACGCACAAAAATATCCCCACCATTTGTTTACTCGCCGCGAGGCTATATCCGTGAAGAGGGGTCGAATTGCATGGAATTGGGTTATCATCCGAGAGACCTGAGAAGCTGAAGCGGGGCTGTTGTGATGATTTCGTAAGTTCAAAGGAGGTTCTGTGATTTTTAACAACTTCAaggtcgttgttgttgttgttgttgttcaaggCTTCTCGGATAAGAGACAACCACTTAGCCGCTGGACCACTGTCCTCGGCTCCAAGAACATTACCGGCATTTAATGGCACGATTTCTTGAaacctaaacaaaacaaaattatgatatgatattattaattagtCCAAACCATATATtaaaagtaggagaaaattcgTTAATATGGTTATTATAAGCATACCCTAGCACGTAAATGTCGGCATCTACGGGAGATTCAAGCCAATCTTTTAAGTCTAATCCTTCATGTGGCGACTTCCCTCCCACGTTCCATGTCCCCACGAACATTCTAATCATCAACAATTAAACAACTTACAAAGTTAGTAACCATTGCTAATTGTAActtaaaataagataatttatagGTTAATCATGAAAGCATAGCCATATATTACTTGAGATCAAGTTTGTCATCAACACGTGTCAGATGTTGTTCACCGGTTGATTGTTTTAAATCCCCATTTCCTTGGCCCAACCACCCTATTACAAccgcaaaacaaaaacaaaatttaattaattacgtacttaattattattataaaaaattataaacggCCAAAGatatgtataaaacaaaaactggtGAATTCTGAATAGCAAGTACACCTAAAACTTgcgactttttttttaacttatagcCTAAGTCCTCATCTCTCACCCTTCACGTGGAGACCGATATTACAACTAATCTattgtgttctttgtttttttcttaacaactAATTAATCTCATTTTATCActtgtcaaaactcaaaacacgATTTtcatagataaaataaaatctaggTTCCTTAATATCCCATTATGCCGTcgtttttgagtctttgacaCATATGTCTAATCCTACTACTAAAGATGGACCCAAACGCTTTATATTGTACGGAGAACTGTCTCAGTTCTAGTACGGTTTACGGACCATAGATACGACGCCGTTTCGATGCACAATAACAATATAGTAAAATTCATGagcttttttaaatatatttttacctgGAAAATTTTCCGGCACGATCATGTCCGAGCAGCTTTTTCGCCTTGGCTCCATATTCACtagtggaaacaaaaaaaacatccgGTTAGTCgacgaaaatattaaaaacgGCACGTAGTTCGtagaaaaatatccaaaacGGTACGAGTCAATATCTCTACCTTTGACTGGGTAATCTGAGTGAAATTCGCAAGCGCCGTTACGTAGGTTTAGCCACTTCCTCACGACGGTCCTTGGCCAAGAAGCCTATAAAGCAAAACGCAGCCGGTTATagcaaaaatatgattttaaagaactaaaaactattaaccaaaaaaaaaagagagaactaaAACTACATGTGTGGTTTTAAAGAAGGGTACCTTAGATTTCAAGATCTTCCCCATATTTCTGTAATAGAACGCTCTGCTGTTTTTTCCGCCACCGTTGTTGTTTGTACAAAAGTCAAGAACCACGAATCCGAGGATTTATAAAGGATGAGGATCTGGAAATTAAGAGGTAAGCAAGATATTAGTACGCGTAAGAGAAAAcgaaattaatgaaaaaataatgaCTAATAactatatgaataatatttattgaGCAATTTGGGTCCAATCAAAGATCAAGAAAGACAGAAattataatgtaaaataaagaaaacgcAGACAAACAAATTGaaccaaaaataatactagtagCTAAGATATTCAAcgggaaaatagaaaaaaacctAGTTGCAGGAGAATCGGAGacagatattttaaaaacttaactacttataaaaaaataaacagttcTAGAGTCTTAAATAAGGGAGAATTATAGTATTAAAAAGCATGttgtaaaaatttaattaacacaTGCCATGCCCATGATGCGTATGAAGCcatgagaaaaaaacagagaataaggTTTTGTAAACGAGAACTgaaactttgtttcttgttttagaaataaaaaactaattacCCGAAAATAGAAGCGTAACCATCTTTGAACTAGGGAGGTGCAATAACGAGATCGATGAGAGGAAGGATAACAAAACCATTTTTTCCTATGGTTAGTGTTAAAGGGGAAATAAGGAAACAGAGCTATcatgaagagagaaaaaaacagagcaagtaAAAGAAGACGAAAGGGTGAGGAAAATTCAAGGGAAGACATTTGTGAGTTTCAAACAATAGATAGTCTTGTCCGAAAACGACTTAAGTAAATTACAGATTTATTAGCTGTAATAATTGTAAGATTTGTAGGGGAAGCTATAGACTTACATGAGTATAAGttatacaaaacaatgttttgtGAACGAAAATGGAGAAGGGCCAGTTTAAATTTTGAGGAGGAGAGACTTGTGTGAGGGAGacccagagagagagagagagaaaagttgCGAAGGATGAAGAGGAACGTTGTGCGCTTATACGGCTGTAAATGGAATTTATAAAAGTTGTGTTATGTGTAGAGGTGGACTGATTGGACCAATACATTCCTTATTTTAtgtgtgatatttttttaatatttaatgatACTTTACATTACCTATGCAAAGGTGTACTGAGGTGGAAGGTTAGTAAGAAATTTTATGGTAATCGTGatcataaaatttgtaattttggaaACTTACTATATCTTTGGCTATGGCCTGTGGGGAGATCTAGAAGTAGGAAAGGTTTGTGGATCAGGAAGAGGTCTtattttcgacaaaaaaaaaaaaaaaggtcttacTATATCaaaagtgtttttggtttcggtttttcattattttgttaaagcTTGTAGACTTTTTTGGGTCTACTATTGTaccttttatttattaagttttcacaaaataaactcAAAGTTTTAACTTAcctatttaaaatatattatatacttaaattaaataataatttctttattaaaataatacgattttaaaaattataagttaaAGTGAAAGGTCCGTAGTAATCGactagaaattgaaaaatgaaCAATTCATGATATGGACTCGCTTCAAAATCACattaacataaatttatttCTGGAGTACATAAATTGCATTTTCCAACGATTTTAAAATTACGGTCAACTCCTTCGCATCTCTCAGATGAATCCTCTTGTAGTTGTATGGTTGACTTCATAGACAAGTTTCACATTGAGCCCACGGTTTTGTCTCAGCCTtgaaattatgaatataattaaaacaagtAGGATTTAAGAAAAAAGTAGGATTTAATTTCACAATTTACACATTATTCAGTCGTCCTCTCCTATAGAGACAAATGAAATGTGATGCACTGATATTTCCTCATATGTATATAAGAATGCACACAATAACATTTTTAGCACAGTATTATACATGTAACATTTTGAGTTTTACCAAATTTGGAGTTCTAAATACTAGAATCTTTATTTGAATCCTTGTGATACCCTTTCTATAAATTTGGTTATGATattcaatttttagtttttttttttattttcccttaaagcaacaaaaaaaagttttctgaCGTGGAAAATACTGCAAACCAAACTGCAATTGGCAGAGTTGACACATACCGTACTAAAATGTCTTGGTCAAATCAGTTAAGTTCTTTTGAAAACGTGTACTATTTTGCTTTTACCTCAAACTTGCTATTTTCCCATAAGAATATTCAAATTTACCCACTTTTGTTACACAATTTCTCTTTTTAACTTACCAATCCTATGTCATTAACATATTTCCTGccatgaaaatataaaaatacaatcaCTAAATGACTAACTGTTAAGAGTGTAGTAAATTGTTCCATTGGGACATTTTAAAACTTGGAAGGATAGCAAATATTTGAAAGTATCGAGTTTTATAGTACCCAACTAACATGTAAAAGGGCGGCAATCTTACGaaactatatatgtttacagccaattattttatctttacagtctacacccaaaaaaaaatagacgaAGTTATtggactctttttttttttttttttatgaatgttAAGTTAATAGATATACTTCTGCATgcagtgattaaaaaaaacctaatacTGATTTCCTTGAacgttttaaacattttattgcTCCTCTTTATTattactaataatatattttattagagcCATCGGCCCATATATACCGACGCCTATATGTGTGTGTAGTGAAAAAAGAAACCTCGTAAAAATTGAACTTTGGAAGGGCTTCTTTTGACTAACCCACAA
This genomic window contains:
- the LOC104785765 gene encoding type I inositol polyphosphate 5-phosphatase 8-like encodes the protein MGKILKSKASWPRTVVRKWLNLRNGACEFHSDYPVKVNMEPRRKSCSDMIVPENFPGWLGQGNGDLKQSTGEQHLTRVDDKLDLKMFVGTWNVGGKSPHEGLDLKDWLESPVDADIYVLGFQEIVPLNAGNVLGAEDSGPAAKWLSLIREALNNNNNNNDLEVVKNHRTSFELTKSSQQPRFSFSGLSDDNPIPCNSTPLHGYSLAASKQMVGIFLCVWVRDDLRKRITNLKVSCVGRGIMGYLGNKGSVSISMSLHETSLCFVCTHLTSGEKEGDEVRRNLDVAEIFKRTRFSRSSKDSRPETIMDHDKVIWLGDLNYRLRASSDVHEKLINHDWEALLEKDQLKIEQSAGRVFRGWEEGKIYFAPTYKYQINSDNYVVQTGKSKEKRRTPAWCDRILWKGDGMKQLWYVRGESRFSDHRPVQSLFSVHIDLTHNQSNRKTKPVNQNHRPNPVLPYTCHGKVQAEEILLLTRAQSCIDTQPRLISSAS